The genomic DNA TATACGCTGTTTTAATTGGTATCGCTACTAGTGGATTCGGTATTTTACCAGGATTTTTCGCCGGATACGTTTGTGCCTTCGTCGTGAAATTTCTCGAAAAGAAATTACCGGCTGGTGTGGAATTTTTAGCAATCCTATTTATCGCTGCACCAATCTCACGTGGAATGGCAATGCTTATGGATCCGCTCGTTAACGCAACACTTGGTAAAATCGGTTCTATGATATCAGTTGCAACTACAGAAAGTCCTATCATTATGGGTATTATGCTTGGTGGATTAATAACAGTTATTTCTACCTCTCCACTGAGTTCTATGGCACTAACTGCAATGCTTGGATTAACAGGTTTACCAATGGCAATTGGTAGTCTTGCCGTAGCAGCTTCAGCCCCGATGAACTTTATTTTCTTTAAACGATTAAAAATTTGTTCAAAGAAAGATACAATTGCTGTAGCAATCGAGCCTTTAACACAAGCCGATGTTGTCTCAGCAAATCCAATTCCAATTTATATGACAAATTTCGTTGGCGGTGCACTTGCCGGTATTATTACATCGCTATTCCAGCTTGTTAATAATGCACCAGGAACAGCATCACCAATTCCAGGTCTTCTCGTCCTATTCGGATTTAATGACGTTATAAAAGTAACGATTGCTGCTGTACTATGTGGAATCGTTACCACTATTATCGGATACATCGGATCTATTGTGTTCCGCAAATATCCGATCCGCTCTGCTGATGAAATTCGCGGCGTTAATTCGGAAGAGAAAGTTGCATAAGAAAAAGAGTTATTCTCACCTTTTGAGAATAACTCTTTTTTTCATGTCTTGCCATGGTAAATAAGATTATATCGACGATTTTTTTATATATCGACTTACCGACACATTCTGAGCGAGCCGCTTCCGCTTTTATTTCTATCCAGTTACGCCTCCTAGACCCTTGCGTCTAAGAACCTTCCCTGCTAAAAGGTAAAAAGCACCTTTTGCAGGGAAGAACCTTATTCACCGGGTCTAAACAGTCGGCTTCACTTTTACTTCACCCAACCGAGCAGCATTTCCCGCACGAATTTGCTTGCTGCGACTGGTGTTTGATCACTATGGTCGTAGACCGGAGCTACTTCTACTAAGTCTGCTCCAACTACATTTATATTTGAATTTGCAATTGCTACGATGGAATCTAATAATTCTTTAGATGTAATACCGCCAGCTTCTAACGTTCCTGTTCCTGGAGCGTGAGCTGGGTCTAATACATCAATGTCGATTGTGACATAGACTGGGCGTCCAGCAAGTTTCGGTAATACTTCTTTTAACGGTTCTAATACGTCAAATTTATATAAGTTCATACCTACTTCTTTCGCCCATTCAAATTCTTCCTTCATTCCAGAACGAATTCCGAAAGAATATACGTTTTCCGGACCAATTAAATCACACACTTTACGAATTGGTGTAGAGTGGGATAAAGGCTCCCCTTCATACGATTCACGTAAATCAGTATGAGCATCCATGTGGATGATTGCTAAATCCGGATATTTTTTTGCCATTGCCTTAAAAATTGGCCAAGACACTAGGTGCTCACCACCGAGACCTAGTGGAAACTTATCGGCATCTAAAAGTTTTGATACATACTCTTCAATCATGTCTAAACTGCGTTGTGCGTTTCCGAATGGTAATGGGATATCACCCGCATCAAAATATTTTACCTCTTCTAATTCACGATCTAAATATGGGCTATATTCTTCAAGACCGATTGATACTTCACGAATACGTGCAGGACCAAAGCGAGAACCTGGACGGTAACTTACTGTCCAATCCATAGGCATCCCGTAAATAACTACCTTTGACTCTTCAAAACTTGGATGACTTTTAATAAATACTTTACCTGAATAAGCTTCATCAAAACGCATATTCTTTTCCTCCTTATGTGGAACTTAAGGTATCCCAACCTTTCATTATTTCTCAAATTTGGAGCGAACTGCTCCTCTTTCTCGATTTACCGGTGTCTTCTTTTTTAACAATAAGAAGACGATTTTCTTTACAGGAGTGTAAGTAGCTAGCATGTTCAAGTCTTCTGGACAAACACCTTAAATGAGCTACCTACACTTTATTTGTTCAAACTCGATTTCTTACTTAATTAAATCGCCAACAAATTTCGGTAATGCGAATGCTGCATTGTGTAATTCTTTTGTGTAGTATTTCGTTTCGATTTCGTGGAAACGCTCTTCACTTACTTCTAATGGATCATGTTTTTTAGATCCAATTGTGAACGTCCAAAGACCACTTGGGTAAGTTGGGATGTTCGCTGTGTATAAACGAGTAATTGGGAAAATCTCTTTTACGTCTTTAAACACAGTTGTAATTAGTTCTGGTGTGAACCAAGGGTTGTCCGTTTGTGCAACGAAAATACCATCTTCTTTTAACGCTTTAGAGATTCCAGCGTAGAAACCTTTCGTAAATAAGTTTACTGCTGGGCCTACTGGCTCAGTAGAATCTACCATAATTACGTCGTATTCATTTTCGCTTTCTGCGATGTGTAGGAAACCGTCTCCTACTTTTACTTCTACACGCTCATTATCTAATGCGCCTGCAATTGATGGTAAGTATTGTTTAGAGTACTCAATTACTTTTCCATCGATTTCAACAAGAGTTGCTTTCTTTACACTTGGGTGTTTTAACACTTCGCGAATAACACCGCCATCGCCGCCGCCAACAACTAATACGTTTTCAGGGTTTGGATGTGTAAATAAAGGTACGTGCGCTACCATTTCGTGATAAACGAACTCGTCCTTTTCTGTTGTCATAACCATGCCGTCTAAAATAAGCATGTTTCCGAACTCTTCCGTTTCAACCATATCAAGTTTCTGGAATTCTGTTTGCTCCGTATGTAATGTGCGGTTAATACGCGCCGTAATCCCAAAATGTTTTGTTTGTTTTTCAGTGAACCATAGTTCCATCGTACAATCACGCCTTTCAATGCAAATTTATAATAGGGACATCATTAATGTCCCCTAACAAAAATAAAACAAAACATCCAAAATGTATAGTTAAAAGTACAAAAATACCGAAAATATATTTTAGTCAGAGGGTTCTAACATATGTGTATAAAGAAAACCCTTTCTTAAGAAAGGGTTTTCTTCTCTAGTTCTACTGGTTTACGAATTGGAATTAAGATCATAATACAACCAACTAACACAACAATTCCCCCAACTAAAAATGGGCTTTGTGGTGAAACTGTGTGCCCGATAACTCCTGATAAAATTGGAGCAATCGCACCACCTAACCAACGAACAAAGTTATAAACACCTGACGTAACAGATCTTTCATAAGGTGAAATATCCATTACATAACTTGTATATAATGCATTGTTTAAGCCAGATGCCAATCCTGATAAAACGATAAGAGTAATTTGTAACCACATAATTTTCACAAAGAATAGTGCAATTAAGAAAATCGCAAATACGAGTAAACTCCCCTTCAATAATGTTTTTGGTTCATATTTCCCTTCTAGCTTATGTGCTAAAATTGCAGAACCGTAAGCTAACGCCAGTCCCCATCCGCAAAATACAAAGCCTAATTGAATAGCTGATAAATGCATAATAAGTGGTGAATATGCTAACACAACAAAAAATCCGTAGTAGTATAGCATCCCTGAAATAGCACCTTGCATAAATGGTTTATACTTCACCAAGTTAAGTAATTCCCCTACGCCAGCAGCCTTACGCTTCACCTTTCGCTCTGGTTCTTTTACAAAAAAGAATACTAAAATAAATGCTAAGAAAATTAAAATACTCGTCGCGAAAAACGGATAACGCCAAGAATGTCCACCTAGTATTCCACCCAATAACGGCCCCCCAGCCATACCTAAGCCGATAGCTGCTTCGTATAATCCTACTGCTTCATGAACTTCTTTACTTAATGCTATTAACAGTGTCATTGCTGTCGCAAAAAACATCGCATTTCCTAATCCCCATCCAGCACGGAAAAGAGATAATTGAGCAATCGTTTGCGATATACCGCATATAAACGCAAATACAGTCACAATCGCAAGACCGATTGTCATCATTCGTTTATCACCAAATCTCGATGCAAATATACCAGCTGGTAACATCATGATTGCCATCGTTAAAATATAAGCGGTAAATAACATTTCAACTTGCCAATGCGTTGCACCAATTTTCTCAGCAATAATCGGCAAGATTGGGTCAACTACCCCTATACCCGAAAAGGCAAGAAAGGTAGCTACCACTGTAATCAATCTCCCTAGTTTTTGTTTGCTCTCCATTTTGATTACTCTCCTTTTGTGCTCTCTAAAAATGTTACTGCACGATGTAAACTATCTTC from Bacillus cereus G9842 includes the following:
- a CDS encoding PTS sugar transporter subunit IIC; amino-acid sequence: MAILQGLALLLVVLCLFTLFSYRAPYGMKAMGALANAAIASFLIEAFHRYIGGEMFHNDFLQSVGEASGSMSGVAAAILVALAIGVSPVYAVLIGIATSGFGILPGFFAGYVCAFVVKFLEKKLPAGVEFLAILFIAAPISRGMAMLMDPLVNATLGKIGSMISVATTESPIIMGIMLGGLITVISTSPLSSMALTAMLGLTGLPMAIGSLAVAASAPMNFIFFKRLKICSKKDTIAVAIEPLTQADVVSANPIPIYMTNFVGGALAGIITSLFQLVNNAPGTASPIPGLLVLFGFNDVIKVTIAAVLCGIVTTIIGYIGSIVFRKYPIRSADEIRGVNSEEKVA
- the speB gene encoding agmatinase, coding for MRFDEAYSGKVFIKSHPSFEESKVVIYGMPMDWTVSYRPGSRFGPARIREVSIGLEEYSPYLDRELEEVKYFDAGDIPLPFGNAQRSLDMIEEYVSKLLDADKFPLGLGGEHLVSWPIFKAMAKKYPDLAIIHMDAHTDLRESYEGEPLSHSTPIRKVCDLIGPENVYSFGIRSGMKEEFEWAKEVGMNLYKFDVLEPLKEVLPKLAGRPVYVTIDIDVLDPAHAPGTGTLEAGGITSKELLDSIVAIANSNINVVGADLVEVAPVYDHSDQTPVAASKFVREMLLGWVK
- the speE gene encoding polyamine aminopropyltransferase; translated protein: MELWFTEKQTKHFGITARINRTLHTEQTEFQKLDMVETEEFGNMLILDGMVMTTEKDEFVYHEMVAHVPLFTHPNPENVLVVGGGDGGVIREVLKHPSVKKATLVEIDGKVIEYSKQYLPSIAGALDNERVEVKVGDGFLHIAESENEYDVIMVDSTEPVGPAVNLFTKGFYAGISKALKEDGIFVAQTDNPWFTPELITTVFKDVKEIFPITRLYTANIPTYPSGLWTFTIGSKKHDPLEVSEERFHEIETKYYTKELHNAAFALPKFVGDLIK
- a CDS encoding MFS transporter; its protein translation is MESKQKLGRLITVVATFLAFSGIGVVDPILPIIAEKIGATHWQVEMLFTAYILTMAIMMLPAGIFASRFGDKRMMTIGLAIVTVFAFICGISQTIAQLSLFRAGWGLGNAMFFATAMTLLIALSKEVHEAVGLYEAAIGLGMAGGPLLGGILGGHSWRYPFFATSILIFLAFILVFFFVKEPERKVKRKAAGVGELLNLVKYKPFMQGAISGMLYYYGFFVVLAYSPLIMHLSAIQLGFVFCGWGLALAYGSAILAHKLEGKYEPKTLLKGSLLVFAIFLIALFFVKIMWLQITLIVLSGLASGLNNALYTSYVMDISPYERSVTSGVYNFVRWLGGAIAPILSGVIGHTVSPQSPFLVGGIVVLVGCIMILIPIRKPVELEKKTLS